The Pseudoliparis swirei isolate HS2019 ecotype Mariana Trench chromosome 16, NWPU_hadal_v1, whole genome shotgun sequence genome includes a window with the following:
- the idi1 gene encoding isopentenyl-diphosphate Delta-isomerase 1 isoform X1 yields the protein MVRGLWAVLRTVSYEGAARLKSNVPRACRTAALRHRSTYEPVPSGCRTISSKARHLQSAVRMPEITDNLDPKQVQLLAEMCIVIDENDQKIGADTKKNCHLNSNIDKGLLHRAFSVFIFNSEDKLLLQQRSDAKITFPGCFTNTCCSHPLHTDGEREEEDAIGVRRAAQRRLQAELGIPVEQVTPDEMTYLTRIHYKAQSDGVWGEHEIDYILFMQKNVELSPDPNEIKSHCYVNKEELREMLEKGKRKELEITPWFSLIAETFLFKWWDNLQNLKNFIDHKNIHRM from the exons ATGGTGCGGGGCTTGTGGGCGGTGCTCCGGACAGTGTCTTACGAGGGAGCCGCAAGGCTGAAATCAAACGTACCTCGCGCGTGCAGAACTGCAGCATTACGGCACCGGTCTACTTACGAGCCTGTCCCTTCCGGCTGCAGAACTATATCAAG CAAGGCGAGGCACCTCCAGTCTGCGGTCAGAATGCCTGAGATAACGGATAACCTGGACCCGAAGCAGGTCCAGCTGCTGGCGGAGATGTGCATCGTCATTGACGAGAATGACCAGAAGATTGGTGCGGACACGAAGAAAAACTGCCACCTGAACTCAAACATTGACAAAG GTTTATTACACCGAGCCTTCAGCGTGTTCATTTTCAACAGCGAAGACAAGCTGCTCTTACAACAGAGGTCTGATGCTAAAATCACATTTCCAG gctGCTTCACAAACACATGCTGCAGTCACCCTTTGCACACCGACGGTGagcgcgaggaggaggacgcaATCGGAGTGAGGAGAGCTGCTCAGAGGAGACTTCAAGCTGAACTGGGTATCCCCGTGGAGCAg GTGACACCAGATGAAATGACGTACCTGACAAGGATCCACTACAAGGCCCAGTCAGACGGCGTGTGGGGAGAACACGAGATTGACTACATCCTCTTCATGCAGAAG AACGTGGAGTTGAGCCCGGACCCCAATGAGATTAAGAGCCACTGCTATGTGaacaaggaggagctgagggagaTGCTGGAGAAGGGCAAGCGCAAAGAACTGGAGATTACACCCTGGTTCAGCCTCATCGCAGAGACCTTCCTCTTCAAGTGGTGGGACAACCTGCAGAACCTTAAGAATTTCATAGATCACAAAAACATCCACCGCATGTAG
- the idi1 gene encoding isopentenyl-diphosphate Delta-isomerase 1 isoform X2, with protein MPEITDNLDPKQVQLLAEMCIVIDENDQKIGADTKKNCHLNSNIDKGLLHRAFSVFIFNSEDKLLLQQRSDAKITFPGCFTNTCCSHPLHTDGEREEEDAIGVRRAAQRRLQAELGIPVEQVTPDEMTYLTRIHYKAQSDGVWGEHEIDYILFMQKNVELSPDPNEIKSHCYVNKEELREMLEKGKRKELEITPWFSLIAETFLFKWWDNLQNLKNFIDHKNIHRM; from the exons ATGCCTGAGATAACGGATAACCTGGACCCGAAGCAGGTCCAGCTGCTGGCGGAGATGTGCATCGTCATTGACGAGAATGACCAGAAGATTGGTGCGGACACGAAGAAAAACTGCCACCTGAACTCAAACATTGACAAAG GTTTATTACACCGAGCCTTCAGCGTGTTCATTTTCAACAGCGAAGACAAGCTGCTCTTACAACAGAGGTCTGATGCTAAAATCACATTTCCAG gctGCTTCACAAACACATGCTGCAGTCACCCTTTGCACACCGACGGTGagcgcgaggaggaggacgcaATCGGAGTGAGGAGAGCTGCTCAGAGGAGACTTCAAGCTGAACTGGGTATCCCCGTGGAGCAg GTGACACCAGATGAAATGACGTACCTGACAAGGATCCACTACAAGGCCCAGTCAGACGGCGTGTGGGGAGAACACGAGATTGACTACATCCTCTTCATGCAGAAG AACGTGGAGTTGAGCCCGGACCCCAATGAGATTAAGAGCCACTGCTATGTGaacaaggaggagctgagggagaTGCTGGAGAAGGGCAAGCGCAAAGAACTGGAGATTACACCCTGGTTCAGCCTCATCGCAGAGACCTTCCTCTTCAAGTGGTGGGACAACCTGCAGAACCTTAAGAATTTCATAGATCACAAAAACATCCACCGCATGTAG